From the genome of Numenius arquata chromosome 9, bNumArq3.hap1.1, whole genome shotgun sequence:
CCCTCCTGAATAGGACTCTAGGCCAGCCCCatgctcacagccagcaaaagCTGGATCAGAACAGCCATGAAAGAACTATGTTACAAATCCAAACAAATTGCTGCACTTTAGCCTTTGTTAAGCAAGGTTTTAAGTGGCTCAAGTCACagatttaaacacaaaaaagtaCTGCCCAAATACCACTGCAGAAGATTTATGGCCAACGACTGCAAGACCAGTATTTCATTCAGTATTAGTTCCTCACTGGTCAGCTCTTGGTTCCTTTAAAGTTTAACAAGTCCCCTGAGGAACCTCTGGAATCAGTCAGTCTCAGCACTTCCCCCCAGGCTTTCATGCCATTTTGCCCCCTTTTTGCAGCAGTgtgtcagaacaactcttgcgtCTCACAGAAGTCTGAGAGATCCTAACCTCCACttgagaggaagagaagaggcaaAGCCTGCTGCCCTgcttctttgaaaaacaaaatttgttAATGAACTGCAATTTCctcgtttgttttttttgtttttttttttttgtttttttttttttttttttttttgagaattcaGTCATACTGGCAGACTTGCCCACCAGCAAAAGACTAAAACAAACTGGATAAATACTGccctaaaatatttttgcattcagCACAAGAGTAAAAGATACAAAATGTAATCTCATTAATGCTTAGATATTACTTGTAAACACAGGATTTGAGAGGtagatgaagaggaaaaagaaaaagagcagtttATTCTAAAGCCACAGAAAACTTCTGCACAGTACTGTTAGTGAAATACCACGATACACTGTCCTGAACAAGGAACAACTCTTATCTGCAGATAAATCACTATCATACAAACTCTAGTCCATTACCTCTAAAAATGCTcacatctttttaaagaaaaccagtcTATAGTGACACTTACccccacattttctttttgtatttttcagccaTTTTTAACATGACATCCAGGTAAGAATTCCGCCCTGAAGCTCCTGTGTTAGACAGAATTGGGTAAgttaaaaaaagcccacaactaCATGCTTTAAGCAACAAATTCATACAGAAGTATGCTTGCTTGTACATCTACCTGTGTCAAGAATATGAGGCAGGACAGAAATGATGCAGAGCTGATGAGCATCACAGGTGCTCTTCAGAACATCTTCACTAATTATCTAGAAGAAAGTGGCAGAAAGTCAATAGGATTAAGACTTGGTTAGCCGGCTGTGACTGTACTTTCCTCCAACAGCCTATCAACTCCATCCTACAAGGTAATAAGCATTGAAACTTGTCAACAGAAGCTTAAAAGCCTCTCTTACTTCACTAGTCCCTCAACACAAGGCTAATTACAAAGAGTTCACAAAGTCTTCTGTTGAGACTTGCAGCAACAGAAAGCAAGCAGTACCAAACAAGGCTTACAAAGAGCACAGGAAGATGTCACTTCTTGCTCAAACTCACTGTCCTTGGAACAGGGCTAGAAACAGCACACCCAGACCTATGCATATGCCTGTAGGTTTCATTCCTGATACTGCTAGCATAAGGAGAGCCAGCAGGGTGCAGCATTTGCTGAAGATGAGGACATTTGATCAACATGATGGAAAAGCAATTTGAGAAAGTGATGTAGAGGTACCTCCAGGAGCTCAGGTGGAGGTGCATTATCAGAGAACAGATCCAGAGCACGAGCAATGATATCAGATCTAGTTCTGCCACCATCATAATCAACAGGGTCTTCTCCTTTCTGGAAGATTTTAATTGTGGGAAATCCACGAATCTGCAAGATAAGTTTAAGccatcagctaaaaaaaaatatttatggtagAACTTATCTGCTACTCTGATGTGTTCTAgataagagaaaggaaagagatttAACATCTAGATGAATCAAGTCTCACAGCACGTTATGACTGAACTGGAACAATCTTCTAGCTTCCTACTTgtgcaacaattaaaaaaaaaaaaaggtaacacacTGGAACACTGTTCAAGTTTTAGGCTTGATGAATCAGCAACAGTTTCAACTCAGTTTAGATGCACCAAGCAGGTTTAAGTACCAAGAGGTCTATCTTAACTCTTTGTATTTCTTAGACATCAGTTTCCCCTGTTTATCTGTGGGGAGACAGCACTGAGCCTACATGACAACAAACTGACATTAAGCTCCTTCTGCTACACTTTCAGCAAAACTTGTTCAGTCTTCCTGCTGATTGCCAGACATGTGCACTTACAGTGTGCTGCTTTGTTTCCCTGTAAACTCCCTGtactgtattaaaaattaaagaatatcAGTTCACTTTGGGCCCACAGCATAGCTGATCTGGACAGCTAATATTGTTGAGTGATCCCTGACAACTGGCTCCAAGATGTACAGGCACACATGTGTGTTCTGGAGATACCCAGCCAGTGTACAAACAGTCTGAAAGGAAAGACCTCTCGCTTCAGATAAAGCTATGCAAGACCTTACATAAATAAACAGCCTTTTTCACCAGCAACATCCACATTCATTCCTTTTCTCTCACCCCATTTATTTATATTGTTACTGACGTTCAGGAATGAACTATTTCTGGAAAATTGGTATGTGTCACAACATTATTTTTAGCACAGAACATTTAAGTGGTACCAGATTAAGGAACAGTTCAGTAAGCGTTAGAGGGACATCTGACTTAAGAGATGGAAAGGAAATTTTAACTACTGCAGAGCACACTCACCCCATATCGGCTTGCCAGCATCTGATTGACTGTCGCATCTACTGCAGCCAGCTTTACTTTTCCCTTTGTTTGTTCCTTCACCTCAGTGGCAGCAGCTGCCCATTCTGGCTCCAGGCTGAAAAAGAGAGTATGAATGCTCTAAGTTTTCTTAGAGCTAGCAGAAGTATACCACATGCAAACATCACATAGCATACTCCACTCAGGAATAAGTTCTCTGCTGAGAATGATAACTAGGAGGGTTATTCTAAATTAGATTGAAGTCCTGCATCTGAAGGAATGCAAGGATCAATGTAACTTCTAGATCTTACTTCCATTCATAACTGGGAATTTTGCTGCTCAGGAGGAGTGCAGCCCGAGCAGCACCAAGGTGAGCAGGAGAAGCCCACACAGTCGTGTTAAAACACCTTATAGAAAACCCCACTTCTGATATACCAGAGGTGTAAGGTCCCTTCAAGGGGAAAGTATTGCATAAAACCAAACACTAATGGGAACTGAATTGTCAAAGAAAAAGCTCGTTTACTTTTTGCAGTGCCCACACCATGGGGCATAAAACTCCACCATCCACACGTCGTCACTATTTATGACGTTCTTATCAAAGCTGTCATCAGTCAGCTCAATCACATCCTTCTTATCTCCACCTCCACTCTCTCGACTCTGTAAGAAGCAAACAGACCTCACATAAGTAACCAAAATTAGTTTCCCAGACAAGCCATCTCCTGTGTGTCATGTTGTACCAAATGGTTATTTGAATGGGATACAAAACAGGCAGTGTTAGGTCATACAACTTCCCCATTTTATAACTAACAATACGcacagctgactcccacagcactTTCAAGAACCAGCAAATGAACcttctcttaaaaacaaaacccaaaagagatagaaaaagaaatcaggtcAAACTGACTAGTAAGAAGATGTGGGAACACTCCCCCAGTTCTTCATGCTCCAATATGTCCAAAACCAAAGTGCTCTCGAACTCCCACACCCCCCTGTGCCCTGGTTTCTTGGCAAAACAAACCTGTGAGTGCAGTACACACTACAGAGTACAGTCCACCCAGGTCTATCTGGCCAACCTGAGGATGTCGGAGTGTACTTGCTACATGATTTAGAAACAGTAGTGGCAGCCAGAAGCTCAGTACCTCAACCAGCTGGAGAACGAGGCTAACAGATCTCAAAGTTCAAAGGGGGATGCAAAAtgttgcacctggggaagaataaccccatgcaccagtacacaCTGGGGACTGactagctggaaagcagcttttcagagagGGACCAgcgggtcctggtggacaagttgagcATAAGCCAGCAATGCAACCCTGTggcaaaggtggccaacagcTTCCTGAGCTGCTTTGGCCAGAGAGCTGCCAGCAGGTCTGGGGAGGTGATCTTAacctctgctcagcactgtgtGAAACATCTGGAGTGCtaggtccagttctgggctcccccagtATAAGACTCATGTAcacactggagcaagtccagccaAGGGTCAAAGCTGATTAAGGGCTTTGAGCATCTGACACATGATGAGAGGTTGAGAAAGATGGGATTGCTAAGCTGGAAAGAGAGAAGGCTCAGTGTGGATCCTACCCATGTACATACATATGCAAGTGGAGGGGAGTAAAGAAAACAGAGGCAGACTCTCCTCTGCaatgcccagtgacaagacaaaaAGGGCATCAGCAGAAAtacaagattttaatttaaacataAGAGAAAACTTCTACtgtgagagtggtcaaacactggaacaggttccccaaaGAGGGTAGTCTGTGTGGAGTCTCAGTCCTTTGAGATACAACTTGACAGGGCACAgccctgagcaatctgctctagctgaccctgcacTGGGCAGAGGGCTGGACTAGGCAACCTCCAGaaatcccttccaacttcaactatCCTGCAAACAGTCAGGAGCACAAGCTCTGATTGTCCTGTACAGGACAGTCTCCAGTTGAAAACAAACCCATACATTCCCTTAAATACCTGTTTCCCAGAACTATATCCTCCACTTCTGCCACTAAGACGGTCTTTCACCAGGGACCGAAGAGCACTTAGAGCAGCATCAACAATGGCATCACTTGTCCTGCCACCTGCAACACAGCAAAATGAATGTTTAAAGCACCAAGGACAGTTTAAGGTAGGCCCTTGACTTAATTACAGACTTAATACTCCCTCATCCTAACGATTTTTCAGGAACAGCAGGACTGGGCTATGAATGACAGGGTACTAGTGGTGGGACATCAATGACTTAACACAAGCAGCAGGATTGACTTGATGTTTTAACTAACCACCTTATCTGATGGGGTTGACCATGGCAAGCTCCCAGTAAACAGGAAGAAAGGAATAATCAACTTAGGCCAAACAAGTCCCACCCATCTGTCTCTCAGTTACTACAAGCACTTGACAGGAAGGAAACACCATGCAAGACAGCATTAACAGTTACCATAATTACTGTATGCAGGAAAATTTTTAGACGTGCAACACATGAAAAAGCATCACATTTACCCTGATAatcctctgctttgtttttgttggCTCCAAATATCTTGATAGTTGGAAACCCTCTGACTCCATACTGTCCACCCAAGGACTGATGCTTATCTGCATCTACTGCACCTACTTTCACTACACCctgcagaaataaaaaccaaGTAGTAAGACAAGATTTCTACATTGATTTAACACATTTTATACTCTGTGCAtgctggagaaagagagaaagttatTAAAAGGGTAAGAAAACAGTCACTAGAAGAGAAGTGTTATCCCCCAAAAAGCATTTAACTGCAGAACACCATATACATCTATTTTTCTTCACCCTgactaaatttaaaattatttggggttttttgtttggctggtttggGGTTCTTTCATTTGGTctctgttggtttgggttttttgtggtttattttattttttttaaggggaatATATTTTACATAGGCAAGAGCTCAGCAAATCACTACACGACCAagctttctgtaattaaaaaaaaatattcatcacCAACAGCTTACAAAGCTGTTATCAAATATTCAGTTCATGCTGTTCCTGTACTTCAGAGGCAGGTGACAGGAtagtgaggaagaaaagagaaacatgcTATTTTGGGGGATGGCTGGATTCTAATGTCTTCTGGTGCTGTTGACAAAGGAGCCCTGGAAAACAGTAATGTAACTCACAGGGACTGAATTTACTTGCTTCCTAAACAATTCAAtggcttcttttaaaaaagaaaaaatccacaaaaatccTGACTTTAAGTGCCTCTGACTGACCACTTCTCTGGCTGGACAAGCATTATTAAAGTGATACGGTTTTGGGGACCAAACCCCACCTCCATGTTCCCAAGTCAGATGACAAACGGCCAAACCTTCCTCAATCCTCTGCCACAAGCACATCTGAAATGTTACTTACTTTTAACGCTGTTGCTGCTTTCTTCCACTCAGGGGTTAGTCTTTGACAATGACCACACCTTTtcggaaaaaaaacccaaacaaatgaaaaccaaacagtaaTTGTCATTCAGATCTGACAACTATTTCACAAAGTACAGACTGGCCTTGTTGGGTTTGCAATTACAGAACAGCTGCTCACAGCAAACTGCGAGATTTAAGATCTATTCATGAAGAGGGGAAGAGGATATGCCACAACATCACGTCACTCAGACTTCTGAAGAAAAACTTCCATATGTATTATATAGAGCATACGCAcccacatacatatacacacacacctctcAAAAGCTACCTGGCTTTCCTAACAGAGGGAAACATCTGCACCAAAATCTGGATTTGTATACTAGTCTGCTTGTTGAAAGCCAAAATGGACCCATGATGAGGCCTGTAAAAATTTATTCTAGAGGTAACTTCTTAACTAGCAAGAATTTGTGGTACAAAATCTCCTGGATGGATCTGTGGGAGAAGACCAACAGTTGACTGGCAACTAGTGTATAACCACAGCATCACAAGTCTGTGTGGAAAGAGGAGCTGCCAATTTACTTTATTGCCATTGTTCAGTAAAGCCTCCCATGCCTGTAAAGCTGCAACAACACTTGAAGAGCTTCCCCCTACACCTCTCAGTCCAGACACAGTCAGGCCGCGGCAGTGAAAGGCCCCTTCCTCCAGAACATGGAATTTTGGATGGCAACAGTACAGAGGATTTGCACAAAAATGGAATATACATCACCAGAATTTACATGGAAGATAAAGAGAGTACATGCTCTGGACATGAGCAGAACAGGAGACAGAGGTGTGAAATTAAGACACATAAAGCAAGAATTTCCAATTTCTATTGGAAAACACTAAGTGTGAATTCAGATCTGTGCTTTCACATCTGAATCAGGTTCTGAAAGACAGAAGTGAGGGGCCTTCTCACTTACTTATTGCACTCTGATCAGTCATTTTTAATACCAACTTCAGTAGAAAAATTGAAATAGTAAAATGGTATATAAGGTTTTGTTGTTAGATCCTATTTGCCAACTTGAAACACATTCCAGCCTTTTTCCCCAATGAGGCCATTTAAAATTGGAATCCCAACTACAGCTATTTTGCTAGTCATGAGGCCATCAAACTACCAGCTGTACTGCCAGCAACTGAATGAAACCCTGGACTGATTGGCAGCAGATTCCTATGCTGCTCCTCCAAGATAAGAGCAAGCAAGTACACAGCTGTAACTCTTACCATGGGGCGTAGAACTCCACAAGCCACAGGCTCTCGCTCTGAATGACCTCCTTGTTGAAGTTAGTAGGTGTTAGCTCTATCACATCATCACTGGCAGAATACAAACCGTTAACTGCCAGGAATAACGTGCAGCTCACTGTTCCtagaataaaaagcaaagtaatcAGAACTCCTGCAGAACATTTATGGCTCTCCTGTTGCCGTGGCTAAATTATGTCCCTTCCCACCaaaaatcagcacaaaaaaaagaaaaagggaaaaggattCTAGGGAAAGGGATTGATGCTATAAAAAGGAAGTTAAGGCAACATTATGTATTCTCTCCCCACTTAAATCATGGTTCTACAGGATCATGTAATATATTTTCTGTGCCTAAAGCTAGCTGGAGTTATGCCACTCCCATTATGACTTTCCAGAGAACGTTTTGTCAAGCTGCAACCCTAACTACTACTGGTACCAGACTAGCAGAGCTTCCACAGGGATCCCCACAATCAGCTACGTTTTCCTATTAGTTCTTTCTCACAGAAACTCCTAATCCAATCGCCCACACCTCTTGCAGAGCAGGTACCCAAACACATCTCTCATAGGATCACATAATACAGGACTGTCTCAAGTAATCTTGGTACAGTTATACTGATTTTGGGACCAGCACTTGATACACTAGTAGTGTTAGGAGCATCTCATAAGGATCTTAATCTACCATTGATTTGTCTAGAGACAAATCAGCAGACTGCAGAAAAGCAGCTAAATTTCTGGTTAACAACTCAAGCACTCTTAGAGTGCtcaaaaataatcattaaaaggTACAAAGGAATCACTTTCTCTTCAGAAAGACTTCATGCTTCTGGTCACTTCTGGATCTTATTATTGCTTGAGACTTTGCATGTAAAACCTCGTAATCCTCCCTTCTACCTAGTCAGAGAGATTAAGAGGTGAGTTGATGAAAGATGACAAGCACCTCTGTAACAAAAACCACGTAGCAGAATACTTTTCTTAATCCAAAGAGTGAGGGGAATAAAAGCTCAGACACATAAGTTAGAAATaggcaaaaaatatatatataggcaaatatatataatataataataataggcaaaaaataggcaaaaaaaatagTGAGCTTTGCTGCAAGTGGTTAATAACTTTAATAGGAAGCTGCACATTCTCTCAAGACTGAACATGAGAGGAAGATAAGAGCTCAGTGATGCAGAAGCTACAGTACATGGTACACAGACTACACAGCATCACCGACACTTAATCATTCCCACTCAAGGAAAGGCAGTTTCATTACAACTATTCCACAGGTGAGAGCTGACAGAAATAACATCTTCCAGGTTACTCAACCAGAGATTGGGTGGAATTGCCACAGCCAGCAACCCAAGCACTCTATACACTGCACCACTCCCCCACCTAATGGCTTCTTCTAGCCCTAGGACCCAACCCCTTTCTTTTGAGGTGATCCTAGTTGGTTTCCACACCAGATTTACACATTAGATTGGCTCTCTCCCTTCAGTAGGCCCACACACAAGCAACACTTCATCAGCACTGATCAACTGACTTCCAGGGTGATCTGTGGCTGTCACAGCATGTTACGGTGACCTACAGTAGCAGCTGCCACTGGGGTAGAGTAAGAAAACAAGGATGAAAAAAGCTACTTGAATGTTACAGCCACTCTCTAGTCAGAAACCCTTCTCTAGATGGAATGAGACCATTAAGTTGAAATCAGCATATTTCAGTATCACCTAAAAAGGTATCTCTGGCAGAATACATTCAGAAGCTGAACAGAAGTCATTCAGCTATTTCTGTCACTTCAGATAGAGAAGTTCTAGCTTATGCAAAAACACCTGCTAAAGAGAACtcacaaaaaaaagcacatggcAAAATTCACCTAGTCACGTatcactgcacttttttttttaaattatgactcATTAACTGGTGGCATAGTTTTCATTTCTATAGTGAAACATTCAAGGTTTATTTCATCTTTAGCAAATAAAACCATCATTTTTCTACAAGCATCTAAGCCAGGAAAATACAAATCTGTCCTTGatattaaggcaaaaaaaaatttctcagatAATTTGATTTCAGAAGCTGCTTTCTAATGTAAGTGAATTACACAGACTGGAGCATTGTTAAACCAAAGAAGGCAGCACCATGCTGGTATTACTAGCCCTCACTGAAAAACCAAATTGTAACTGAAGAACTGTGAGGAAAAGCTTTTGCTACAGGATAATGATGATGATTCTGTGAACCTCCTCCTTAAAATTACCTGCACCTTCTGCAGCGGAGCTGGGTGTGCTGAAGATCACACATTCTCACACTCACAAATGTGCCCCGGGTGAGCAAGAGCCTTCCCCCTTCGGCCCTGTGCAGCGTTACCTGCGCCTCCAGCATCGCTATTGCAGGCTTCGAGTGGCAGTGCTTCACAGGGTTACCCAGTTACTGGGCACAGGAGACCCAGcagcagggggaggggaagaggaagcaCAATTCCCCACGGACTCCTCCCTTTGCCTTCAGTCATTACTTTCTTACAGCCCTAGACCCCAGCTTAGGGCAGCCAGGCAAGTAACTCAACACCACTAACTGGAAatcaaagctgcctttttttttttttttaaacttattagGGTGAGAGACAAGAACcgtttcctttaattttttttttgttgctgggaTCTTCAGGCCGCCTGCCTGCGCTCCGATAACCCACTGAGcaaccgaggggggggggggggggcggcggcacCCCTCAACCTCCCCCTCCAGTCCCCACCCCCGCTCCCCAGCAGGGCAGCGACTCGGGCCAGCAACAGCCGCAACGCGACTGCGGTTGCGACCCTCGCCCCCACCCCACAAgtcgccagccccgccgccggccacCCGCACGGACTAGAGCTCTAACCCCTCCGCGGCGGCTCCCAGCCTGTCGCCAGCGGCCACCCGCCGCCCAGCTCCCTCCCGCCGCCATGGCCCCACACCCCCCGGCGGGGCCCAGAGAGCCAGGAAGGGGAAGCGGCGTCCCACTCCCCCAACAaaccaccgccaccaccccctCGGCCCCTCAGCGCTCCTACCCCACCACAGACGGCCAGCGGCACGCGCCCCCATGGCTACCCCCTGCTCCCTCCGCCGCCGCTACTAGAGCCGGCCCGCCCCGCCCACGCGCCGCGCGTTCCCCGCCGTGGCCGCCGCCCATTGGCGGCGCCGGCGCTCGCGCACTGGTAAGAACCAATGGGGGGCAGCCGCGTCAGTCGCTGCGGGGCGCGGTTGTGCGGAGGAGGCTCTGAGGggcggaggaggaagaggcggGTGGAGGGGCCTGGCCTGCTGGGCTGGAGCGGGGTCCCGGGGTTGGCGAGGGCAGGAGTGTGGCGGAGGGGTGTCTGGGCGGCGTGGTTAGCAGGCTGCCCCTTCCGGAAAACGCGCTCTCTGCCCGCTTCTGGCAGCTTCCCGGGGTCGTGTCACAGCCGGAGCGCCCTCAGCCACTCCCCGCCTTGCAGCGCTAGGGGCTGTCGGGGCCTGGGCTGAAACCCACGCAGGCCTTTAAGGAGGAGGAACGTAGGCCAGTGTTCTCTCCTGTTCCGTGCCTGAGCTTCTTTTGTATTACCTGGAAGTGCAAACTGAGTCTAAGGATTTGACAGGCTAAATCGTGTCACTGAAAAGCGGGACTGGCATCTAGATTGGAGAAAAATTTAATCTACAAGCCACAAGCTTGCATGTGAAAGTAGAACTTCACCTAGCTGCATCTGCTGTAGGCCAAGGAAATGAAAGTAGGGTAAAGGGAGGGCTGGTGCATGCTCCTACAGGCTCTTAAAACCTGGATAACCTGCCTGCATCCAACAAGGACTTGGAAAGTTTGGGTTCAGCGAGACAATACATATATGGATATGAAAAATCAGCATCCCAGTTCAAAAGCTTCAGAAACCACTTTGAAAAAGCTGATTGTTTCACTCCCCCCACAATGCTTACAGGTGACAGGAGGGTAGTAGAGCCTGGGGCCATGTTGTCGGTGGGCACACATCCAGGCAAAGGCGCTTGCAGAGCTAGGATTCAATGATTAAGTGAGCTGTGAAGGTTTTAGTGTAGTGCTAGTAGCTGGACTTAATGTACCGTTGAAATAACAAGTTTCAAAGGCTAGATCTGAAGTGGTCCAAATTGTCCCCCCATCTGCACACCCATTACTTAATGCTCACAAGCAGCACTTTTCAGGGCTATTAAGTCCTGCTTTTTAAGAGTATGAAATTATTAACATAGTAGTGAGGACAGGCAGCCATTTTCACACACCAGTTGTTTCAGAAATGGAGGAACGGGGATGCATGAAATAAAAGGTTTAATGAGAACGGCTACGAAATATTGACATCTTTGCATTTCCCTCCATAAAAGGGCAGCTTGCTGATCAGGCAGTTTCAAGTTTGTGGTGATTCCTCATTCTTAAGATAAACCATACCTCACCTCTTACTTTTACTGACTCCTAAAGCAAACAGGAGTTGCTTTGCAGACCACCCTTCCTAAGGGAATGAGTATGTCTCTTAAGTTTCTCTTACATTCTACCAGTATGATGAAAAAAGTAGACGTGACACCTCGGGGCACTCCTGACATCAGCTCCAGGTAAAATCCTCAAGACCAGAAACAATTAAAGGATAGTATTATGGCATGTAAGTTGGCAGAGAAAATTGATAAtttggggggatggggacaggctaaTAGAAGGAACTACATAGAGGTAGTGTAGTTTATTTTTCGTCACTGTCATGCAATAGGAAGTTGAATGGCTGTGTTTAACATTTCTATAGCACCAAGAAACACATGTTAAAGTACTTTTTGCTGAATAAGAAGCTTTTAACACAGATCTTTACTGACTCAGTACATTCCTAGTGAGTTTCCTCCTTCCTACAGGAAGCAATTCTACACCTGGAGCTATTCAACATTTCTATGTGTGTTCTCGAAATGTACATAAGATAGCGCTGATAAAACCTGCACCAACACAAATATTAGTAGAGTGATAAATAACTAAACAGGGCAACGATACAGGGTGTTTGACAAATGAGCTGCCTTCAGACGAAATGCATTAAAGATTTTAATGAGCGTGCATGGGACTTTACTTATCTCAGTGAAGACAGTACTTGAATGGAGTCTCTGAAAGAGATTTAGATGCTGTTTCTCCACTGCAGCATGAACTTCTGTTAGGCAAAAAACCTAACATGACTCATGGCTACATAAAAAGCATAATAATGGAAAGACTTTGCCTGCAGATTTTCAGGTTATTGAGcctgtgtttaaaaatgtatagGTAATTGCAGGGACAGGATTAGAAAGGACTTTGCAGATTTCCGAGGTCAGCGCACTGGTATGGCAGACATCGCTCCATATCTGAGTCTGTGAGACCTCATGCAGGGTGGTGCAGGGGACCCGGCTGATACAAGACCTGAAATTAGTTACCACAGAAAGGAAGTACAGTGAAGAACATTTGTACGGAATAGACAGCGAGAGGATTAATGTTATAAGTGTGAGCAATATTCTTGTATTCCAGGGGTCTTGCCTCATTCCTGTCTTGGCAGATGAGTAGGAGTATAACGCACAGGGATTCTGGCTTTACAAGTTCTGGGTACTTCCAAACTCCAAAACTGAGTGTTCCTGGAATGCAGTTCACAGTAAAACAAGCTTTGCCTGAAGGagcatttttcatttgtgttatTAACATGCATTTAATCTTAGTGGCCTGTAATTACCAGAAAGCGGCGGACAGAAGCTTTTActggagacagaaaaaacagGGGAAGCCTTAGAGCTAGCAAAAAGAGGTGGGGGTAAGGACTGCTCCCTGGAACAACTGGCTTTGTTTCTAGCAGAGGGGAGCCAGTGGCTGGCTGCACAGGCTCAGATGGGACGATGGATGGAGCTTATGAAAAGCTATTCTTTGCTTAATGAGCCTTATTATCTGTTTAGGATGAGACAGGAGTGAAGGTTTGGAAGCTGTGAAAAGGCCTTTTGCTGGCTCATTTGATACACATGACCAGAACTGACCATGtttgaagaaggaggagaagactTGGAGACAGCAAAAACTTTGAGGGGCTTTCACTGACTGGCAGTTGTAACCCTACAAATATTC
Proteins encoded in this window:
- the PDIA6 gene encoding protein disulfide-isomerase A6, with amino-acid sequence MGARAAGRLWWGTVSCTLFLAVNGLYSASDDVIELTPTNFNKEVIQSESLWLVEFYAPWCGHCQRLTPEWKKAATALKGVVKVGAVDADKHQSLGGQYGVRGFPTIKIFGANKNKAEDYQGGRTSDAIVDAALSALRSLVKDRLSGRSGGYSSGKQSRESGGGDKKDVIELTDDSFDKNVINSDDVWMVEFYAPWCGHCKNLEPEWAAAATEVKEQTKGKVKLAAVDATVNQMLASRYGIRGFPTIKIFQKGEDPVDYDGGRTRSDIIARALDLFSDNAPPPELLEIISEDVLKSTCDAHQLCIISVLPHILDTGASGRNSYLDVMLKMAEKYKKKMWGWLWTEAGAQSDLESSLGIGGFGYPAMAAVNARKMKFALLKGSFSEQGINEFLRELSVGRGSTAPVGGGAFPKIHSVEPWDGKDGELPVEDDIDLSDVDLDDWDKDEL